The Hydra vulgaris chromosome 05, alternate assembly HydraT2T_AEP genome includes the window ACTGAATCTCAGCAAGCCGAAACTCCGCAAACGTCAACTTCTACAACTGAATTACCTCCAATAATTAATTCAGTTGCAAACAAAACTGATGTACTCACGCTTGTAACTGATTCTCCACAAACAACCAATGACATATtagaaagtttttctttaagttCTGTAACAGATGTATCAAAACTTACTGCTTCAGTAATGAAAGAAACTGAACAACTCAAAACTACCAGCGAAGCTCCAATATTAGCTACTCAGACGTTCAACGATGTAACCTCAACTCCTGCAACTCATTCGCTTATGTCTAATATTGCTGATGTGAATAAAACTGAAACTAATGTAACTGAATCTCCCTTAGCCACCACTCATGTTGATGAATTGAGCTCGACTTCTGCACTTGATGTAGGAAAAGTTACCATCttagttttaaatgaaactGAACAACTTGCATCAACTTCTTCCACTTCTGATATTGAGTTTTCTACAATTATAAATGCAGATCCAAACAAAACCGATCTAGTTACGCTTGCATCAGAACCTCTGCAAGATGTCACTCAAATAAAAGACGAGCCAAGTACAACTTCTGCGATCGATGTTGACACTACTTCAAAAAACTGAACAGCTTTTAACTGAcgtttgtaaataaagttttagtatttaccTTGGCAATGAAGTTAACAAAaacttgtttagttttatttaaattgcaaacATTCTTGTTAGTATGCTTCTGTTTTGTACGTTACAAGTTGTTATGAActcaaaaaaaagctttattaaaaagtgttttaattaaaatatacattgtttgtttatcaaagaTAAACCTTAAGTTTAtacgttttttcttaaataatatgtgtatatatttatttcgtatttttaatttattgagtttgaaataactttttagaaaacatttttgaagtcGTACGTATCCCTCGAGTATCTCTAGagtaataatatctttttttcaatattaggTTTTAAtcattctatttatttaaatacttaatttaaataatttaaaaacctattattaaactaaatcgataataaagaaaattatcaaaattcagaaatattatataattatgtgccataataaaataaaattgtgaaaGTGATAACAAATTATGGAAAtta containing:
- the LOC136080048 gene encoding mucin-17-like produces the protein MSLSWNCFVLLCTVILSEAIPLPQASTTCDNGQYYPDPNNCNKFFICSNGQKLSLSCPSSLAWDNTIKACLKSSTLCQVSSLQVTDLPLAVSVASAQILNTAALTKPILSIATESQQAETPQTSTSTTELPPIINSVANKTDVLTLVTDSPQTTNDILESFSLSSVTDVSKLTASVMKETEQLKTTSEAPILATQTFNDVTSTPATHSLMSNIADVNKTETNVTESPLATTHVDELSSTSALDVGKVTILVLNETEQLASTSSTSDIEFSTIINADPNKTDLVTLASEPLQDVTQIKDEPSTTSAIDVDTTSKN